The region ACAAAGAGACCAAGGTCATTTGTCAGGGCATCACCGGTAAAGTCGGTGAGTTCCACACCAAGGGCTGCAAGGAATACGGCACCAAGATGGTCGGTGGTGTCACGCCTGGCAAAGGTGGCCAAACGGTCGAAGGGCTGCCGGTTTGGGATACGGTCGAAGAAGCGGTGAAGGAAACCGGGGCGAACGCCACGATGATTTTCGTGCCGCCTCCGTTCACCGCCGATGCCATTCTGGAAGCGATCGACGCCGGCATCGACGTGATCTGTGCGATCACCGAAGGCGTGCCTGTCCTCGACATGGTTCCCGTTTACGAAACCGTCAAGAAGAGCAAGTCGGTCCTGATCGGTCCAAACTGCCCTGGTGTGATCACTCCGGAAGAATGCAAGATCGGCATCATGCCCGGCTACATTCATAAGAAGGGTCCCGTCGGCGTGATGAGCCGTAGCGGTACGCTGACGTACGAAGCCGTTTGGCAGCTGACCAATCTCGGTCTCGGCCAATCGACTTGCGTTGGTTTGGGTGGTGACCCGATCGTTGGGACTTCGTTTATCGACCTGCTGGAAATGTTCCAGAACGATGGCGACACTGAAGCGATCATGATGATGGGCGAAATTGGTGGTACGGCCGAAGAAGAAGCGGCTGCTTACATCAAGGAAAACGTCACCAAGCCTGTTGCCGCATTCATCGCCGGTCGTACGGCCCCTCCAGGCAAGCGAATGGGTCACGCCGGTGCGATCATCAGTGGCGGTAAGGGAACGGCCGACGAAAAATTCGCGGCCCTGCGTTCCGCTGGTGTCGAAATCGCAGAAAGCCCAGCCGACATGGGTACGGCTCTCAAGCGAGCGATCGAAAACCACAAGTAAGATCGCCGGTCGAACTTGCCTCGAAGAAAACCAAAGGACCACTGATTTCAGTGGTCTTTTTTTATGGAATGATGCCCCTATTGCGAGTGGATCTACCCCGCTGGGATGTGACATAATGCCACGGATCTTTTTCGGGGCGAGCTGCGTAAAAGCAGGTGCACGGCCGAAAAGGTCTACGGGTTCAGCAGCGGATAGGGCTCCGTTACCGCTGGGTTAAATGTGGTGAAGACCCACATTGGTCCTCAGACTGCTATAATGCAGGATTAGGCGGACCTTCCCTGCGACTTACGAGAGAGAGGCCATCGTGACGGGAATGGAAAAAGGACTAGCAGTCTCCCCAGGCATTTCGATTGGGGTGGCGTACTGCATTCTAGAGATCTTCGTGAATCCTGATCGAAAGCGGTTGGAAAAGCACGAAGTTCAAAAGGAGCTTGCGCGCTATGAACAGGCCCGAGAACGAACCGCGGTTGATTTAGCGGCACTGCAGTCCAAAGTCGAAAAGCAGATCGGCAAAAGCGAAGCCGCCATCTTCGCCGTGCACCAAACCATTCTGCGCGATCCGGCATTCACCAACAAAGTTCGTCACTGGATCGTAGAAGAGCATCTGACTGCTTCGGCTGCACTGCACCGTTTGATGGAGCAGTACACTTCGCTGTTCGCCAAGACTGGGGACGAGTATCTGCAGGAGCGGCTCAACGACATTCGTGACGTCGTTGTTCGATTGAGTGCGTATCTCTCGGATGTCTTGGACGAATCGGAAGAGTCGGGGCTCAGTGGGCCGTTGATCGTCATCGCCGATGAACTTCTCCCGTCGCAAGCGGTTGCTTTGGGGGAAGCGGATGTGCGTGGGATCGTGACTCAGGCCGGTAGCCAAACCAGTCACGCGGCGCTGATTGCCCGAAGCCGCGGCATTCCCGCCGTCAGTGGCGTCGGTGGCATTCTCCGGAAAGTGAAGACCGGGGATACGGTCGTTGTGAATGGCAGCGAAGGGATTGTCTCGATCAATCCTGAAGCGGAAGAGCTCGCCGCTTATCGCAAATTAGAGCGGGAGTTCTTTCATCTTAAAGATCAGCTGGCTGCCAATCGCCATCACCCGGCCGTCACGCGAGATGGTACGCCGCTGAAGTTGCTGGCCAATATCAACAACGTCAAAGACGTTGAAGCGGCCGTGGCTATGGGGGCTGCTGGCGTTGGACTGTACCGCACTGAGTACCTATATCTGACGCACGAGAATGTCCCGGACGAGGATGAACAGTACGAAGTTTATAAGGAAATCTTGCAGAAGACGCCGCATCATTATGTGACGATTCGTACGCTTGATATCGGTGGTGATAAAACTGTTGCCTATCTCGGGCACAACCATAACGAGGCCAATCCGTTCATGGGTTGGCGAAGCATTCGGCTTTCGTTCGAGCACCCCGAGTTCTTCCTTTCGCAGCTGAGGGCCATCATGCGCTGTGCCGCTGATCTGCCGGACGGGAAGGAAGGGGAAGTGAATATGCTCTTCCCGATGATCACCAACGTCGAAGAGATGCGGAAAGCGAATCACCTTGTTCGCAAAGCCGAGAAGTCGCTCGACGAACGGGGCGTGCCGCGAGGGAAAGTCAAAGTCGGGATGATGCTGGAAGTCCCCGCCGCGGCCATGACGATTCATCACTTGTTAGAGCTGGTCGATTTTGTCTCGATTGGGTCGAACGATTTAGTGCAGTATCTGACCGCTGCCGATCGCGACAATCCCAAAGTCAGCGGCTTGTGTCAGCCACTTTCACCCGCCGTGGTTATGACGCTTAAGAACGTTATCGAGGCGTGCAACAACGCCGGCAAACCGGTTACTCTATGTGGCGAAATGGCTGGTCAGCCTCGGGCGTTTCTCCTGCTTCTGGGGATGGGACTGCGTAGCTTCAGCATGAGCCCTGCGTTTATCCCCACCATCAAGGAGTTGGCCATTCTGACAACGGTCGAGCATGCTGAGCGAGTCGTCCAGAAGGTGGTCGAAATGAAGACAACTAATCAGGTGAAACGCTTTCTACGAATGGAATTAGAGGCCATTTCCCCCGAGTTGGCCCGTCTAGACACCGAATAAGCTGGTATTGGATGCTATTGGTATCGATTTTGCAGTGTGGGCGGTCTAGCGTGAATGGCGAGTTCTGGAAAAATGGGATGAGCTCGCCCCCGATACGCGATCGTTGAGCTACACTTTCGCGTCTCTGGACAAGATCGATAGAAAGAAAGGTTTTACAATGGCTCCCACAGCACGAAAGAACATCCTCTGCAGCTTGGCCCTCGTGGCCGCAATCTGGTTCGGTTTTCAGGCAACCAACGTCGATGGTATGACGCGATCGCAGTATCGCTCCCACGTGCGTTCGATGAACATCCTGGAACGACCTAACCGCTTCGGTCACGTGTACGGCAACAACGTCCGTCGCGTCCACCACTGGCGACATGGTCGCTAAGCCGCGATCGGTTTGCCAAGCAAGACAGCTGAAAATGGCCGCGTCACTAACGACGCGGCCATTGTTCGTTTCTTGAGGGAACAAGGCTTTCTAAAACTGCCGCGGACGACCAGCTGGGCGAATTTTCACCGGGCGCGATTCCACTACCGGAGGCTGCACTTCGTACGATTCATAGCGGCGGACCGACCAGCCTGGTTCTTCGGCATGCAAAACGGGTAACGGGATTTGCGGACGGACCGGAACCGCAGCAAAATCTGGGTGACGGCCAAAGTACGGATCGAGCAGGTCATACCCGTACAGGTCGATATACACTTGATCGAAGGCGTCTTGTAAGTTTCGCCAGTCTTGCATTCGCGGATTGCCCTGCTTCCAGTCGGATGCGTTATTGATGGTGTACTCAACAACTTTGTACCGCTGGATGACCGGATCGAACGCATGCTGTAGGGCATAGTAGCTGCCTTGCCGTTGAGCCAGCCGCGTAAACTTCTCCGATTCGTTGGCCAAGTCTTTCAATGCCGCGTTAAGGGTTTGCATCTGAGTATCGTACGAAGCAAGCTTCTTTGCTTTATGCTCCAGTACCAACGCGTCGGCGGCCATGTTGCCGCGGCGAATGAAAACGTTCTGGCCCATTACTTCCGCACAAAGAACACCCAGGATAGGAAGCAGCAGAAACGAGATTGTTGCGCGTCGCATCGAATTAGCCTTGGGTCATGGGGCGACAAATTCCGAGGTTTCTTTCATTCTAAGAACGAGTTGTCCGCGGAGCCAAGAAAAAATGAAAGGCGTGCGACAGGCTATCGCACGCCTTTCCGTCGAGTACACCCTCGACTATTTCATCGCGGCTTTCAGCATGTGGGCCCAAGGAGGGGCACCACCGCCGATCTGCACGCTGATTTTGCCTTTGTGGCTGCCAAAGCTGATGCCTGGCTGTGGGTAAGGACGCGGACGTGGCTGGTGGTAGCCATGTCCTGGTCGGTAGCGGTGATCGTGGATGGAACCGTGGCCGTGATGAACATGGCCGACGCTGCAGTGGTATTGGATGTAACCGCAGTGACTTTCGTACAAGTCGAAGTAGATTCGGTCGAACGCACGTTCGACGTCAGCCCAACTGCTCAGCACGTGACGATCTGGTCGATGGCAACCGTGCCAGGCTCGGCGGAATTCGGTCTGCACGTGTCGCATCTCACGCGAAACTTCCTCGAAGTCATGACGCAGGTGGGAAAGACTTCCACCGCGACGAGCCGTATCGCAGAAGTGATCGACTTCTCGTAGCAAAGCCTTTGCTTCTCGGGACAGACGCGAGAACCCTTCGTGGTAACGAGCTTCCCGATAGAAGTCCTCGGTGGCGTGATGCAAGTGTTCGATGTCATCGACCAGGCGATGACGATGTGCCCAGTGGCCAGCTTCCGCCGTGGAAGCCATCGAGAAGAGTGCCGTTCCTAAAATTCCGCTCCAAAGCAAAGTCTTCGTCAACATGATTCATACCCCGAATTTACGTGTGAGTTTGGTAACTCGTTGTCCTTTGGTTAAGTGCCAGCGATGACTTGCTGGCAACGCTAGGACTAAAGGCAGCAGGGATGCCAAAACGTTAGAAAGACTTAGCAGGAAATCGCTAAGATGTTGGCATTTATAGAGATAGTGAATTTCAAGAAAAAGCGGTCTGGGGTAACTCTACGGCAGGCCACTTGGTTTGTTATCGAAGTGATAACGCCCGTCTCAGGCTTTGTTTCCGAGGGTACCTGCTTACTTCTTGCGAGGCTTCTTCAGCACGATCACAGGGCAATGGGCCAGGCGGATCACACGGTCTGCCACCGAACCGACGAGCACACGCATGATCGAGGATCGACCGTGCGATGGGATCAGGATCGAGTTGGCTTGCACTTGTTCGGCGTAGTGACAGATCTGTTCGCCAGGGTCGCCAAAGGCGATGGTAATCTTCAGGTCTTTGTACTTTTCGTCGGACAGTTCTTTGCGAATGGCCTGGGTGGCGTGATGAGTGCGCGTGTTCTCGTCGACGGTGTGCCAGACTTCGCCGGGATCGGCGGGGGAAAGCTCGCCGAGGACATGAATCAGGTGGACTCCCTCGCTTGATCCCAGCAAGGAAACGGCCATATCGACTCCTTCCTTCGAGTCTTCGGAAAAGTCATAAGGAACGACAACCGGAGGTTTCGAGATCCAAGTCATGGCAGCTTCCCTTTCATGGTGCGCAGGAACTAGTTACTTCGTTGCTGCGACTTATGTTAGCCGACCGTTGCGGCGTGCAACAGTCATTCGTCTTCATCCATCAAATGCAGGCCGCGGCGAACAAACGCCAGCTCTTCCTGCTCGTGCTTTTTCATTTCGGCAGCGAAATCATGGAAGTGAACTTTCCACTGGGCGGTGACCCCACTTCCGTCGAGTTCCCGCGTCAGACGATCGATGTAAGCGAGCAACATTCGATGAGCCGTTTCCATCTGCCGTGTGGCCGAGCACATGTGCGGATGCTGGGCACAGATCTCGTCGAAGCAGCCCCCTTCTTCTTCCTGAAAGTGCTTCGTCATCAGCTGGCGAAGTTGCGAAAGTCGACGTGAAAGCTCGGTCGTTGTGATCGACTTCGACGTGTCTTGCAGGCTCCGTTGCAGATCGTGGATCGCACACGCGAGCCCTTCGTGTTCAAAGGTGAAGTGAAGGTAGAAGGGCCGATTCCCTCCTGTCAGATAGCTATTGTCGGTCATCGCACACCTCCTTCCCCTTCGGGGGCTTTAAGATGGGATATGAAAACTAACCCGTGTCGGACGGTTGCTTGAATGTCAGCACGGGACACTTCGCATGACGGACGATCGATTCAGCGGTGCTGCCGATCAGCATATGTAAAAGGCCGGTGCGGCCATGGGTACCAAGGACAATGAGGTCGATGTTCTCGTCTTCGGCCAAGCGAACAACGGCGGTGGATGGATCGCCGGTCACTAATCGGTACTCGACGGGGACACTCGCGTCGC is a window of Bremerella sp. TYQ1 DNA encoding:
- the sucD gene encoding succinate--CoA ligase subunit alpha; translated protein: MSILVNKETKVICQGITGKVGEFHTKGCKEYGTKMVGGVTPGKGGQTVEGLPVWDTVEEAVKETGANATMIFVPPPFTADAILEAIDAGIDVICAITEGVPVLDMVPVYETVKKSKSVLIGPNCPGVITPEECKIGIMPGYIHKKGPVGVMSRSGTLTYEAVWQLTNLGLGQSTCVGLGGDPIVGTSFIDLLEMFQNDGDTEAIMMMGEIGGTAEEEAAAYIKENVTKPVAAFIAGRTAPPGKRMGHAGAIISGGKGTADEKFAALRSAGVEIAESPADMGTALKRAIENHK
- the ptsP gene encoding phosphoenolpyruvate--protein phosphotransferase, whose amino-acid sequence is MEKGLAVSPGISIGVAYCILEIFVNPDRKRLEKHEVQKELARYEQARERTAVDLAALQSKVEKQIGKSEAAIFAVHQTILRDPAFTNKVRHWIVEEHLTASAALHRLMEQYTSLFAKTGDEYLQERLNDIRDVVVRLSAYLSDVLDESEESGLSGPLIVIADELLPSQAVALGEADVRGIVTQAGSQTSHAALIARSRGIPAVSGVGGILRKVKTGDTVVVNGSEGIVSINPEAEELAAYRKLEREFFHLKDQLAANRHHPAVTRDGTPLKLLANINNVKDVEAAVAMGAAGVGLYRTEYLYLTHENVPDEDEQYEVYKEILQKTPHHYVTIRTLDIGGDKTVAYLGHNHNEANPFMGWRSIRLSFEHPEFFLSQLRAIMRCAADLPDGKEGEVNMLFPMITNVEEMRKANHLVRKAEKSLDERGVPRGKVKVGMMLEVPAAAMTIHHLLELVDFVSIGSNDLVQYLTAADRDNPKVSGLCQPLSPAVVMTLKNVIEACNNAGKPVTLCGEMAGQPRAFLLLLGMGLRSFSMSPAFIPTIKELAILTTVEHAERVVQKVVEMKTTNQVKRFLRMELEAISPELARLDTE
- a CDS encoding universal stress protein; protein product: MTWISKPPVVVPYDFSEDSKEGVDMAVSLLGSSEGVHLIHVLGELSPADPGEVWHTVDENTRTHHATQAIRKELSDEKYKDLKITIAFGDPGEQICHYAEQVQANSILIPSHGRSSIMRVLVGSVADRVIRLAHCPVIVLKKPRKK
- a CDS encoding hemerythrin domain-containing protein; this encodes MTDNSYLTGGNRPFYLHFTFEHEGLACAIHDLQRSLQDTSKSITTTELSRRLSQLRQLMTKHFQEEEGGCFDEICAQHPHMCSATRQMETAHRMLLAYIDRLTRELDGSGVTAQWKVHFHDFAAEMKKHEQEELAFVRRGLHLMDEDE
- a CDS encoding universal stress protein; protein product: MNFKRILFPTDFSHCGDAALHLATALARDSGGTIVVAHVEEPPTVYGTGEMYYGMLDPSPDDLKKMLHEVKPSDASVPVEYRLVTGDPSTAVVRLAEDENIDLIVLGTHGRTGLLHMLIGSTAESIVRHAKCPVLTFKQPSDTG